The genomic DNA GTAAAGCCCTCGCGCCGATCGATCCCGAGACAGCGCAGCGGCTGCTGATCGATGAAGGCTTGGTCGCCGGAGAGTTGGTGACGCGAGCGAAGTTCTACGCCCACAACCAACAACTGCGAGAGGTGATCGCCAAGCTGGCTCACAAAACGCGGCGGCGTGATCTGATCGTCGACGATTACATTGTCGAACACTTCTATCACGCTCAGCTGCCCAGCGACGTGGTCGATCGATCCAGTCTGCAGAAGTTCGACGAACAGCAGCCGCGTCCCGATTGGGTCGACCTCTGCCAGAGCGAATCGGATCTGGTCGCCTGGCTCGACCAACCGTTGGACGCCGGGGAATCCAGCTCGCTCTACATGCGTCCGGCCGACCTGTTGCCGGGGCTCGTCGAGAAGCTCGATCCGAACGCTTTTCCCGATCACCTGCAAGTCGGCCCGACCTCGCTTCCGCTGCAGTACAACTTCGATCCCTCGGCCGACAACGACGGCGTGACGGTAACGATCCCCAAGGTTTTGTTGGGGCAGATCTCCGACGACCGACTCGGCTGGTTGGTCCCTGGGCTGATCGAAACGAAGCTGATCGCGATGATCAAGGCGTTGCCCAAACGGATCCGCCGCAACCTGGTCCCCGCCGCCGATTCCGCCCGACGCGTGCTCGAATCGCTCGACGACCAGATGGGGCAGACCGCGTTCATGTCGACCGTTTGCCAACGACTGGCCGAGATCGCTGAAGTCCCGATCAGCCCGTCCGATTTCGATCCCGACAAGCTTCCCGAATCGGTTGGATTTTACATCCGCGTCGTCGACGATGATGGCAAGCCGCTGGGAGAAGGACGCGACCTGCAGGAGCTGCGGCAGGAGGTGATCGGCGACGACGAAGCCTCTCCCGGATCGATGGCGAGCGTTGTCGACGTGCCCGACGACGTGTTGCAAGTCGATGGTTTAAAAGACTTTACGATCGACAACCTGCCCGAACGGGTCGAGCGAGAGCGAGGTGGCGTGCGCGTGACGCTGTTCCCCGCCCTTGTCGACCAAGGCGATTCGGTGGCGGTTCGACTGGTCGATAACGCAGCGTCGGCGGAGCACCAGATGCGGCGTGGGCTGGTCCGCCTGTTCACGCTGACCGACCGTAGCGAGATCAACAAACAGGTCCGTTGGTTGCCGGGATTCGATCAGGCCGCGGTCCAGTTGTCGCGCGTGATCCCTGGCGATTCGATCAAGCAGGGGCTGGCCGATTTGATCGCCAACATCGCCTTCGTCGATCGCCAGCCGTTGATTCGATCGCGGTCCGAATTCGAAGCGCGTCGCAAGAACCGCGGCGAGCGGATCGCGATGGCAACGCAAGACATCGCCAAGCTGCTGGGGCCGCTTGCGGAAAGTTATCACGGCGTGCGGTTGTCGATGGAAGCCTGCAAAGCGGGGCACCTGGCGTACGTCCGCGACGACATCAAGCGTCAGTTGAGCGAGCTGTTCCGCGACGACTTCTGGTTGACGACGCGAATGGAAACGCTGAAGCAATACCCACGCTACCTCAAAGCGATCAGCGTCCGCTTGGAGAAGCTCAGTTCGACCGCCAACCGCGATCGCGACGCGCACAACATCGTCGCCGCGTTCCAAGACGACTACTTCCGCCGCACCGAATCGTACACCGTCGACCGCGCCGTGTTGGACGAATACCGTTGGATGATCGAAGAGCTGCGAGTGAGCCTGTTCGCGCAAACGCTCGGCACCGCCATCAAGGTCTCCCCCCAACGGCTCGAAAAATTGCGAGCCAAGTTAGACAAATCGTAGAGACGACGGGAGCGCGGAGTAGAGATCGGGGTGCGGTGAGTAGAGATCGCAGTGCGGTGATTCGGTGGCGCGGTGGGGCGATAGCGCGGTGGGGCATCGTCGAAAACCTGGGGCTGGCGCCACCAGGCTCTATGCGACCGCCGCTCCGCGGCTGGGCCGAATGGGGATCGGTGGTTAGTTGGCTCGCCGGGATTCGCCGTTTGCCTGGGGCTTGCGCCACCAGGCTATATGCGGTCACTGCTCCGCAGTTTTAAAACCCTGGTGACGGCGGCCCCCCGATTCTTAGCCGCGGAGCGGCGGTCGCGTAAAGCCTGGTGGCGCAAGCCCCAGGTTCGAAAAACGCCAACGCGCAATTATGCCCCAATCCCTCCTCTCCCCAGCCACGGAGCGGCGATCGCATAAAGCCTGGCGGCGCAAGCCCCAGGTTCGAAAAACGCCAACGCACAATTCCATCCAATAACCAACACACGCCACAACGCATCGTCACGCAACGTGTTCCTCTTCGAACAAATAACGTTCGTCGAACTCGATCCCATGGCGTTCTAAAAGAGCTCGATACTCATCGCGAAACGTCAGCTTTCGATGATGCTCGGCCTGCGTCTGGATATAGCTTGTCACTTCGAGGACGTTCGATGCGCTGACGGAGAATGCACCGAATCCACGTTGCCAAGCAAACGGCAGCTTGGGGGCCAGAGTTTCATTTACCCACTTGGATGAATTCGCTTTTACAAACCTCAACACGTCGGAGATCGCGACGGCGGGGCTGAGCTTGGCGAGCAGATGCACATGATCGGGCATGCCTCCGACTTCCAACAAGATCCCTTTGTGTTCCCGGACCACGCCGCCGATGTATTCGTAGAGTCGTGGTTGCACGTCGGCTCCGATCATGTCGCGCCGGTATTTTGTGCTGTAAACGATGTGGAATAACAAGTTGGTATGCGTGCTGGACATGATCGGATCTCCATTGATTGAGGGACCGGGGACATTACCGCGTGCCTGGGGCTTGCGCCGCCAGGGTGCATGCGATCGCCGCTCCGCGGCTGAGGCGGAATGGGGATCGGTGGTGAGGTAAAACGGTGGTGCGGCGGGATTCGCCGTTTGCCTGGGGCTTGCGCCGCCAGGCTTTATGCGATCACTGCTCCGCAGTTTTAAAAAAACGTGTGACGGCGGACGCCCGCCTCCCAGCCGCGGAGCGGCGGCCGCATAAAGCCTGGTGGCGCAAGCCCCAGGATCCCACGACGACAATGCGTAAGCACGCGTCCCGGCATGCAAAACGCCCACACCGACACACCGACACACCAACATCCACGCCTCTCCAGCCGCGGAGCGGCGGTCGCATATAGCCTGGTGGCGCAAGCCCCAGGACCGCAAATCGCCAATGCGCAAGCACGCGCCGAGATTCGCAAATCCCCCATGCGCAATCACGCGTCCCGGCATACAAAACGCCATACGCGCAATCACTCGCCCGGGGACATCAATACATCCTCTGTTATGCTAACGCGCACGGATCGGGCGAAAAATCGCACCGCTGGGGGAGAGACCAACCGGCGGGGATGGCGGCGTGGGGCCGCTGAGATCGCTGCTCCCGTGACGCTGGGCCACGGGAGGCGTTTCTAGATATTGCTGCGTTTCGCAGGCGGAACTACGCGAGGTCGCGGTCTTCGAACAACAGCAGCGAGACGACTAGCACGACGACCATGAAACAGGCGAGGTAGGTGAACGCGCCGGCGAGATAGATCGGCGGGATCGGATTACCGGCGTCGACCGCCGCCTGAACATTAAATGTGTTCAGGTTCGGGAAGACGACAGCAATCAACCGGCCGACAAATCTGACCAGCTCGTTATCCTCCGCCGAGGCCCTGACAATGGGCGATGTGATGTTTCCAATCACGTAGATCGTAAAACAGATCACGAAGTTGGCGATCACAGGCAATCGGGTTGCGATCGCCACGCTGATACCGGCGATCAACGTCGTCTCCATGAACAACAGACACAGCCCCGGTGCGGTGGTCACCATTTCGAGATGGCAGGTTTGCCACGGCGGCTGCTCGGTCGTGTTCTCACGCGAATCGTAGATCGGTTTGTAGGCGGTGACGACCATCAACAGCAGCCCCAAGATCACAAACATCAACAGGATCGTCCACATGATTCCCAGATACTTGCCGATCATGAACGATTGACGACTGACCGGCTTGCTGAGCACGGTCAACGCGGTGCGGCCTTCGATCTCTTCGGAGACGCTGGTTCCCGACGACCAAACCGCTTGGATGATGCTGAAGATCATGATCAGCGTCATCCCCGAATCCTTGAGGACTTTGATGTCTTCGCCCAAGGTGTGGAACGGAACCCAGATAAAGAGCACGATCGCGGCGAAACCGATCAGCAGCAGCGTCACGTACAGCGGCTGAGCCAATTCGCTTTTCGCCGTCGCCAACGCGATCGCACTGACTTGCGGTGCCGCTTGGCGGATTGTGATCATCGCCGTCAGCAACAGCACGACAATAAAGGCGGTCACCCAGATCGTCAGCGCTTCGGGAGCAGCCGGTTTAGTCACGATCGCGATCTTGACCGTCGCCGGATCGACTTCGCGGTTTTGGAAGTAGACGCCATTGGTTGGATCCAACGGCAGCGGCAGGACCGAACGGATCAACGGATTCTCTTTGCCTCGGCGCCAGACGACGGGATCGTCCGATTCGAACCGCTGAGGACTCATCGTAAAGTTGTCGGGCGATTCGGCATCGGCGATCATGATCGTGCGGTCCGAAACGATCACGACTTCGGAAACCGCTTCGGGATCGTATTGAACCAGGTCATGACGTTGGAACGGCGATTGATCCGCAGGCAGATCGGCGGGAGCAGGGTCGAGCGTGATCGTGGTTTCCCAACGGTCGCTCTCCAATACCGCAGGCAGCGAGCTGAGGATTTTGTCGCGGTCGGTGACCAACATCGTGGGGGCGAGCCCCAGGATGATGAATCCGACGAGAGCCATCAGCAGATATCCGGTGATCCCTTCGCGAGCGATCTGAAAGAACTCTCGGATCGTTCGCTTCCAGAAGCCAAAGACCAAGCCCCAGCCAACGATCACGCCCAGGCCGACCATCGGCAGGATCAGGTAAGCGCTGTGCGCCGCAGTTGGATTCTCCTCCCCCGCGACAGTGATCTCGGGCGAATCGGCAAAGACAACCGTCTTCAGAATGCCCAGCCCCGCGACAACGATCGCGATCCCCATGGCGACAAAGGTCGCTTTGCGGGTGTCTTCGGCGAGATTCCCCAAGGCGGGAATGCGAGACAGCGCGGCCAGCACGAGATAGATCGCTGCGGTAGCGACCAGACCAAGCAACATACCGATGGCAAGGATCCAGATCGGCGTCAGCCACGACGAAAGCCAAGAAACTTGTTGCAGCGGGATCAAAGCGAAAACCGAAGCCATTGG from Rosistilla oblonga includes the following:
- the tnpA gene encoding IS200/IS605 family transposase — translated: MSSTHTNLLFHIVYSTKYRRDMIGADVQPRLYEYIGGVVREHKGILLEVGGMPDHVHLLAKLSPAVAISDVLRFVKANSSKWVNETLAPKLPFAWQRGFGAFSVSASNVLEVTSYIQTQAEHHRKLTFRDEYRALLERHGIEFDERYLFEEEHVA
- a CDS encoding ABC transporter permease; amino-acid sequence: MASVFALIPLQQVSWLSSWLTPIWILAIGMLLGLVATAAIYLVLAALSRIPALGNLAEDTRKATFVAMGIAIVVAGLGILKTVVFADSPEITVAGEENPTAAHSAYLILPMVGLGVIVGWGLVFGFWKRTIREFFQIAREGITGYLLMALVGFIILGLAPTMLVTDRDKILSSLPAVLESDRWETTITLDPAPADLPADQSPFQRHDLVQYDPEAVSEVVIVSDRTIMIADAESPDNFTMSPQRFESDDPVVWRRGKENPLIRSVLPLPLDPTNGVYFQNREVDPATVKIAIVTKPAAPEALTIWVTAFIVVLLLTAMITIRQAAPQVSAIALATAKSELAQPLYVTLLLIGFAAIVLFIWVPFHTLGEDIKVLKDSGMTLIMIFSIIQAVWSSGTSVSEEIEGRTALTVLSKPVSRQSFMIGKYLGIMWTILLMFVILGLLLMVVTAYKPIYDSRENTTEQPPWQTCHLEMVTTAPGLCLLFMETTLIAGISVAIATRLPVIANFVICFTIYVIGNITSPIVRASAEDNELVRFVGRLIAVVFPNLNTFNVQAAVDAGNPIPPIYLAGAFTYLACFMVVVLVVSLLLFEDRDLA